One Oncorhynchus masou masou isolate Uvic2021 unplaced genomic scaffold, UVic_Omas_1.1 unplaced_scaffold_2282, whole genome shotgun sequence genomic window, CGGGAAatcttttctcagccagtcgaaatcatgaatcagtaTCCTTTGTATGGatataaataaaaaacatgaaaTGGAGCTACAACTAACCAACCAAACAACATGAAATGGAGCTACAACTAACCAACCAAACAACATGAAATGGAGCTACAACTAACCAACCAAACAACATGAAATGGAGCTACAACTAACCAACCAAACAACATGAAATGGAGCTACAACTAACCAACCAAACAACATGAAATGGAGCTACAACTAACCAACCAAACAACATGAAATGGAGCTACAACTAACCAACCAAACAACATGAAATGGAGCTACAACTAACCAACCAAACAACATGAAATGGAGCTACAACTAACCAACCAAACAACATGAAATGGAGCTACAATTAACCAACACTGTTATGGCCTTCCGAGTCTCTTATGACAGCCTTAGTTCATTTAGTTCTGGGTTCAGGGATTATGGCCTTCCCTGTCCCTATACTTTTATGatgtacaggtgtaggatcttaatttgatcacccttttGCTGCTCAGTTTCATAATTTACATGAATTCACTGAAAACCAACAGTAACACAACAcatattaacagtattgcacttttcatgtaggctacttttggccagctaatagcctaaccactgatcaagcaacattatggagtaaacattcaaatcctgttgctgcaggattcttttgctgtgacaatataggtcaaattaagatcccagaGTTAATGATTGTCCTCCAGAGTTAAAGCACTGTCTGCCACACAGTCTATAAAACTCTTCCTGTCTGAACAGAACTCGAATGGTATTCATGAGCAGGTTCATTCAAAGATGATATCCATCAATGTTAACCAGTGGTAGTTTGGTAACTCTGTTTCCAGTGGGCCTAATATTGAGTGGTCGTGTCTCATCCTTCTTGTCTTGCAggtgactggttggctggctgttcCATAACACTCTCATTGGCCCTGGGACTCCTCTTCTACGTGACCACACCCCTTCCTTCACATCCAATCCCAACATGGAACCACCCAAGGTGCAGCAGCCAGGCGAAGGAGGCCTCAACGTCACCCTCACCATCAGGCTTCTGATGCACGGCAAGGTACAGTACACACCGCCTGGGTTCCAATACTCTCATATGGCTTACTTTCCTTATTTCCTTATCTCCTTTCCTTCACGACCACCATTGGCTGAATAGGTTACTGTCTGTGAAGTGTTTTTAGATCAGTGGTTGtgagggagacgaggagaggtCGCTTTTCAAGGTTTTTGGGATAGTCTCTGTCATGTATTGAGTTGGACGTTGATGCAAACTGTTGTTGAACCTCTGTTTCTTTACAGGAGGTTGGAAGCATCATTGGAAAGGTAACTATCATGTTCATAAACACATCACAATCGTATGAATATTACAAAACTGTTTTAAGATGAGTACATTTTTTTAATGTGACATCTCTCCGATGTTTTAACtgttgtctgtctgctgtctgtttcttgtctgtctgttgtctgtcttttcagaaaggagagacagtgaAGAAGATGCGTGAAGAGGTAAGTGCAGTATGTATCCCATAATGCACCTTACCCAGTTTAAGAATGCATATTAAATGGATAGTATTCCATTTAGTACTTCATGATCTCCTTTATTTATCTGACTGTGTCTACTGTTTGACCCACAGAGCGGTGCACGCATCAACATCTCTGAGGGAAACTGCCCAGAGCGGATAGTTACCATCACCGGACCCACAGATGCCATCTTCAAGGCCTTCGCCATGATCGCATACAAGTTTGAAGAGGTATCTAGCGTACATATTTCCCTCAATCTCCTCTTGGTCGTGGTTCATTTTACAACGGCTGTTTTACAATTTTGTGGCAGTTTTAAAATGCTGTTACACCAGGTATTTTAATACAATACTATTATGCTGATATGATCTTTATGGTTTCTTCCCAGGATATAATCAACTCTATGAGCAACAGTCCAGCCACCAGCAAGCCTCCTGTCACCCTGCGTCTGGTTGTCCCAGCCAGCCAATGTGGCTCCCTCATAGGGAAAGGAGGCTCCAAAATTAAAGAAATGAGAGAGGTAAGGAAGGGCGTAATTAGTGATGAGGATTGATTGAATTTACTTGACAATTTATTAGTTAGTTAATGATTAATTGGCAAAAAAATGCACAATTAGCCATTACATTTTTATTAGTCGTTTGTTTAGGAATCGTTCCTTTCTGGCTTGAGGACCAGCTATTTTTCATTGCACCTTACACAGTACACATGTTCAATAACAGTCTTCCCACTTCAGTCCACAGGTGCTCAGGTACAGGTCGCAGGGGACATGCTGCCCAACTCCACTGAACGAGCAGTCACCATCTCAGGAGCCCCGGAAGCCATTATCCAGTGTGTCAAGCAGATCTGTGTTGTCATGCTAGAGGTAGAGTGtggagggatgaaggaggaggGTCAGTCCTCCCGGGAATACACAGGAAAATACATTCACACAGACCTTAGGAATCAGCTAGAATGTACAACGTGGATGTACAATTTTTTTTACAGTCTCAAACATCTTGGTCTTGGTCAGTATAGACCATGGGACAAAATGATTATAACAATGTTGTAGATGATGGCTTCCCAGGTTGCAATGATATAGCCGACCTATGAGGTAAAATCATGTGATTCCAGTTGTCAGTGTGCTCTTAGACACAACACCTATTTCACGTCACTGCATGCATCCACAGTAAAGAACAATAGTGTGATGTAGTGAGTGTCACAGACAGTCTTCTCCCAAGGCACTGTCCCTCAGTCTACAAAACCTCTTCctgtcttctcttcttctcttcttctctctctctctctctgtctctctcccgctctctcgctctctctctgtctgtctctgtctctctgtctctttttctctcgtgctctgtctctgtctctttgtttctctttgtctctcatgctctctctgtctatctatctctctctgtctcctctgtccctcaTCCCACTGCTCTAacactctctctacccctcttcccctctccttcctctcctcagtccccacCGAAAGGTGCCACTATCCCCTACCGCCCCAAGCCTGCCTCCACCCCCGTCATTTTTTCAGGTGGCCAGGTAAGAGCCGACCCGCTGGGGGCCTCCACTGCCAACCTCAGCCTCTTACTGCAGCACCAGCCACTGCCTGTTAGTGTCACTTCCAGGTTTTATCACTCACCTCCTCACCACTGCCACTGCCTCTGCTGGCATgatatcatcaccaccatcatcatcaccactatcatcaccaGAACTGGGCTAGCTGCCATTTCAGTGCCAGCTGACTCAGGACTTGATCCTAAACATGATCCAAAAATATGTTGGATGAAGTTGCTGTGCTGGCTGGTGTTGAAATTGAATTCAGCCCAATGCTGACCCCATTATCACACTGTGAACCCCGATGAGCACACATCAATTAGGTCCAAGCACATTCCCCTGACAGTGGGTCCTCGACTCCTTCCTCCAATcacatctctccccagccctcacGGTAGCCACTCCCACCTGGCTCTTCTCAGCCAGTGCAGTTAACCTGAACCTGATTGATGTGAGGGGTGAAGAACTAGAGAGGGAGTCTAGAGGACAATGGAGGAGCTTGCAATATGATTAAAGAGAGCAGTTATTATTGTAAATAAAATAGTAAAATTAGTTCTATGCCTACCACATCATTTtcctaaaaaataaaaattaaattgcCCTACTACCCAAGAAATGATCAGTAACATGTTTAGTACATCAGCAAAGTATTTGTGTGCAAGCTCCCATTGTTTATCCAACTCCCTCCAACAGATATTATATCACATTTCTTTATGAATAATTGCCTGAAATATGACATTATCTCAAGTTTCACAAATGGTGACTTGCAAAAATGGAGCCACATAAGTGGTCAGACTGAAGTAGACAGTTATGTTCAGTATTCACCTCAGGACCAGGGATATGATATCTGAATTGTTTTTCAAGGTTGCTCATAGATCCTTTTTTTGTTGCTAGCATTGTATGTTTAATTTTGACATTAATTTAACTTGATTTCCATAAAAGATAATACTAAGACAGGGTTGGGGTCTATTCCATTTAAATtctagtcaattcaggaagtacactgaaattctaATTCAAATTCTCTTAAATGTTTTTCAATGAGGAAATgtggaattggaatttggtttactttctgcattgactggaattgaaatggaatttgCCCAACCCTGCTAAGAGAATACTGAAAGAGTTATCAAGTGACTAGAATCAGTGAATATGACTCTGATAGATGTGGGGTCACGAATGTAGAGCACTACCGCCCCTAGTGGAGGTATAGTGGAAGTACACGGACTTTCCCAAACTCGGGCCCCAGGACACCAAGGGGTGCACGCTTTGGTTTTTGCAAGAGCAGAACACAGCTGATTCAAgtaatcaactaatcatccagCTTTgaaatttgaatcagctgtgtagtgttcgggcaaaaaaacaaaatgtgcactcCTTGGGgtccgaggaccgagtttgggaaacgctgattTAGCCACTTCCATCAGCAGATTCTAATAGCGTTGtatgtttctccctctctttccaggCTTACACCATTCAGGGACAATACGCCATCCCTCACCCTGACGTGAGTTCTAATTCCATGAGACAGTCTtctctctacactctactctcTCGTTTCCAATCCTATTAATATTAACCCATAATATTAATACTACCAATTCTGAAAAGTAATTTCTGTCTCTTTCAAATCTGAAATTACTCACAACCTCTGTCCTTCGTTTGGAGCCAAACTTCATAGGACTTGGCCTGTAGGAAAACGAGCAGAGGGACACAGAAAGAAAACAATTATTTCCTTATCACCCAGAATAATAAGGATACCGGTTGCTCAAGTGAGGAATGTGAAAGTTAAGTGCAGTATTTCTTCAGAGAGGAGGAGGTCAATTTCAAGGAATACCTCAACGTAGTCAATCGGACATGGTATGTTTCATGACTCCATGTTGGGTCCAAGTGTTTCAGACACAGACATCCATGAACTACATTTCACATGGCACCAtccaaacacacagagacatcctTTCTTCACCGACTCGGGCCAAGTCCTCTATgagtttcctttctctctctctctcctcctatctgtgTCACTGCTTCTCCTGAATCCTGTCTTTCTTCTTGTACGGTTTCTTGGTGACAGACCTgacctgtgtgcgtgtgtgtgtgtgtgttttaacgaTGCCCTCATAGCTCTGCTGTCCCTCCTACCCCCCTCAGCAGTTGACCAAGCTCCACCAGTTGGCTATGCAGCAAAC contains:
- the LOC135533195 gene encoding poly(rC)-binding protein 3-like isoform X14, which gives rise to MEPPKVQQPGEGGLNVTLTIRLLMHGKEVGSIIGKKGETVKKMREESGARINISEGNCPERIVTITGPTDAIFKAFAMIAYKFEEDIINSMSNSPATSKPPVTLRLVVPASQCGSLIGKGGSKIKEMRESTGAQVQVAGDMLPNSTERAVTISGAPEAIIQCVKQICVVMLESPPKGATIPYRPKPASTPVIFSGGQAYTIQGQYAIPHPDLCCPSYPPQQLTKLHQLAMQQTPFNPLGQTTPAFPGLDASNQASTHELTIPNDLIGCIIGRQGTKINEIRQMSGAQIKIANAMEGSSERQITITGTPANISLAQYLINARFRDVAAMWNDPSSMTTS
- the LOC135533195 gene encoding poly(rC)-binding protein 3-like isoform X6 gives rise to the protein MEPPKVQQPGEGGLNVTLTIRLLMHGKEVGSIIGKKGETVKKMREEVSASGARINISEGNCPERIVTITGPTDAIFKAFAMIAYKFEEDIINSMSNSPATSKPPVTLRLVVPASQCGSLIGKGGSKIKEMRESTGAQVQVAGDMLPNSTERAVTISGAPEAIIQCVKQICVVMLESPPKGATIPYRPKPASTPVIFSGGQVRADPLGASTANLSLLLQHQPLPAYTIQGQYAIPHPDLTKLHQLAMQQTPFNPLGQTTPAFPAGLDASNQASTHELTIPNDLIGCIIGRQGTKINEIRQMSGAQIKIANAMEGSSERQITITGTPANISLAQYLINARFRDVAAMWNDPSSMTTS
- the LOC135533195 gene encoding poly(rC)-binding protein 3-like isoform X15; this encodes MEPPKVQQPGEGGLNVTLTIRLLMHGKEVGSIIGKKGETVKKMREEVSASGARINISEGNCPERIVTITGPTDAIFKAFAMIAYKFEEDIINSMSNSPATSKPPVTLRLVVPASQCGSLIGKGGSKIKEMRESTGAQVQVAGDMLPNSTERAVTISGAPEAIIQCVKQICVVMLESPPKGATIPYRPKPASTPVIFSGGQAYTIQGQYAIPHPDQLTKLHQLAMQQTPFNPLGQTTPAFPAGLDASNQASTHELTIPNDLIGCIIGRQGTKINEIRQMSGAQIKIANAMEGSSERQITITGTPANISLAQYLINARFRDVAAMWNDPSSMTTS
- the LOC135533195 gene encoding poly(rC)-binding protein 3-like isoform X16 translates to MEPPKVQQPGEGGLNVTLTIRLLMHGKEVGSIIGKKGETVKKMREEVSASGARINISEGNCPERIVTITGPTDAIFKAFAMIAYKFEEDIINSMSNSPATSKPPVTLRLVVPASQCGSLIGKGGSKIKEMRESTGAQVQVAGDMLPNSTERAVTISGAPEAIIQCVKQICVVMLESPPKGATIPYRPKPASTPVIFSGGQAYTIQGQYAIPHPDLTKLHQLAMQQTPFNPLGQTTPAFPAGLDASNQASTHELTIPNDLIGCIIGRQGTKINEIRQMSGAQIKIANAMEGSSERQITITGTPANISLAQYLINARFRDVAAMWNDPSSMTTS
- the LOC135533195 gene encoding poly(rC)-binding protein 3-like isoform X3; this translates as MEPPKVQQPGEGGLNVTLTIRLLMHGKEVGSIIGKKGETVKKMREESGARINISEGNCPERIVTITGPTDAIFKAFAMIAYKFEEDIINSMSNSPATSKPPVTLRLVVPASQCGSLIGKGGSKIKEMRESTGAQVQVAGDMLPNSTERAVTISGAPEAIIQCVKQICVVMLESPPKGATIPYRPKPASTPVIFSGGQVRADPLGASTANLSLLLQHQPLPAYTIQGQYAIPHPDLCCPSYPPQQLTKLHQLAMQQTPFNPLGQTTPAFPAGLDASNQASTHELTIPNDLIGCIIGRQGTKINEIRQMSGAQIKIANAMEGSSERQITITGTPANISLAQYLINARFRDVAAMWNDPSSMTTS
- the LOC135533195 gene encoding poly(rC)-binding protein 3-like isoform X1, which translates into the protein MEPPKVQQPGEGGLNVTLTIRLLMHGKEVGSIIGKKGETVKKMREEVSASGARINISEGNCPERIVTITGPTDAIFKAFAMIAYKFEEDIINSMSNSPATSKPPVTLRLVVPASQCGSLIGKGGSKIKEMRESTGAQVQVAGDMLPNSTERAVTISGAPEAIIQCVKQICVVMLESPPKGATIPYRPKPASTPVIFSGGQVRADPLGASTANLSLLLQHQPLPAYTIQGQYAIPHPDLCCPSYPPQQLTKLHQLAMQQTPFNPLGQTTPAFPAGLDASNQASTHELTIPNDLIGCIIGRQGTKINEIRQMSGAQIKIANAMEGSSERQITITGTPANISLAQYLINARFRDVAAMWNDPSSMTTS
- the LOC135533195 gene encoding poly(rC)-binding protein 3-like isoform X2; this encodes MEPPKVQQPGEGGLNVTLTIRLLMHGKEVGSIIGKKGETVKKMREEVSASGARINISEGNCPERIVTITGPTDAIFKAFAMIAYKFEEDIINSMSNSPATSKPPVTLRLVVPASQCGSLIGKGGSKIKEMRESTGAQVQVAGDMLPNSTERAVTISGAPEAIIQCVKQICVVMLESPPKGATIPYRPKPASTPVIFSGGQVRADPLGASTANLSLLLQHQPLPAYTIQGQYAIPHPDLCCPSYPPQQLTKLHQLAMQQTPFNPLGQTTPAFPGLDASNQASTHELTIPNDLIGCIIGRQGTKINEIRQMSGAQIKIANAMEGSSERQITITGTPANISLAQYLINARFRDVAAMWNDPSSMTTS
- the LOC135533195 gene encoding poly(rC)-binding protein 3-like isoform X13, whose amino-acid sequence is MEPPKVQQPGEGGLNVTLTIRLLMHGKEVGSIIGKKGETVKKMREESGARINISEGNCPERIVTITGPTDAIFKAFAMIAYKFEEDIINSMSNSPATSKPPVTLRLVVPASQCGSLIGKGGSKIKEMRESTGAQVQVAGDMLPNSTERAVTISGAPEAIIQCVKQICVVMLESPPKGATIPYRPKPASTPVIFSGGQAYTIQGQYAIPHPDLCCPSYPPQQLTKLHQLAMQQTPFNPLGQTTPAFPAGLDASNQASTHELTIPNDLIGCIIGRQGTKINEIRQMSGAQIKIANAMEGSSERQITITGTPANISLAQYLINARFRDVAAMWNDPSSMTTS
- the LOC135533195 gene encoding poly(rC)-binding protein 3-like isoform X19, with product MEPPKVQQPGEGGLNVTLTIRLLMHGKEVGSIIGKKGETVKKMREESGARINISEGNCPERIVTITGPTDAIFKAFAMIAYKFEEDIINSMSNSPATSKPPVTLRLVVPASQCGSLIGKGGSKIKEMRESTGAQVQVAGDMLPNSTERAVTISGAPEAIIQCVKQICVVMLESPPKGATIPYRPKPASTPVIFSGGQAYTIQGQYAIPHPDQLTKLHQLAMQQTPFNPLGQTTPAFPGLDASNQASTHELTIPNDLIGCIIGRQGTKINEIRQMSGAQIKIANAMEGSSERQITITGTPANISLAQYLINARFRDVAAMWNDPSSMTTS
- the LOC135533195 gene encoding poly(rC)-binding protein 3-like isoform X18; amino-acid sequence: MEPPKVQQPGEGGLNVTLTIRLLMHGKEVGSIIGKKGETVKKMREESGARINISEGNCPERIVTITGPTDAIFKAFAMIAYKFEEDIINSMSNSPATSKPPVTLRLVVPASQCGSLIGKGGSKIKEMRESTGAQVQVAGDMLPNSTERAVTISGAPEAIIQCVKQICVVMLESPPKGATIPYRPKPASTPVIFSGGQAYTIQGQYAIPHPDLTKLHQLAMQQTPFNPLGQTTPAFPAGLDASNQASTHELTIPNDLIGCIIGRQGTKINEIRQMSGAQIKIANAMEGSSERQITITGTPANISLAQYLINARFRDVAAMWNDPSSMTTS
- the LOC135533195 gene encoding poly(rC)-binding protein 3-like isoform X24, whose protein sequence is MEPPKVQQPGEGGLNVTLTIRLLMHGKEVGSIIGKKGETVKKMREESGARINISEGNCPERIVTITGPTDAIFKAFAMIAYKFEEDIINSMSNSPATSKPPVTLRLVVPASQCGSLIGKGGSKIKEMRESTGAQVQVAGDMLPNSTERAVTISGAPEAIIQCVKQICVVMLEAYTIQGQYAIPHPDLTKLHQLAMQQTPFNPLGQTTPAFPAGLDASNQASTHELTIPNDLIGCIIGRQGTKINEIRQMSGAQIKIANAMEGSSERQITITGTPANISLAQYLINARFRDVAAMWNDPSSMTTS
- the LOC135533195 gene encoding poly(rC)-binding protein 3-like isoform X7, with the protein product MEPPKVQQPGEGGLNVTLTIRLLMHGKEVGSIIGKKGETVKKMREEVSASGARINISEGNCPERIVTITGPTDAIFKAFAMIAYKFEEDIINSMSNSPATSKPPVTLRLVVPASQCGSLIGKGGSKIKEMRESTGAQVQVAGDMLPNSTERAVTISGAPEAIIQCVKQICVVMLESPPKGATIPYRPKPASTPVIFSGGQVRADPLGASTANLSLLLQHQPLPAYTIQGQYAIPHPDLTKLHQLAMQQTPFNPLGQTTPAFPGLDASNQASTHELTIPNDLIGCIIGRQGTKINEIRQMSGAQIKIANAMEGSSERQITITGTPANISLAQYLINARFRDVAAMWNDPSSMTTS
- the LOC135533195 gene encoding poly(rC)-binding protein 3-like isoform X12 yields the protein MEPPKVQQPGEGGLNVTLTIRLLMHGKEVGSIIGKKGETVKKMREEVSASGARINISEGNCPERIVTITGPTDAIFKAFAMIAYKFEEDIINSMSNSPATSKPPVTLRLVVPASQCGSLIGKGGSKIKEMRESTGAQVQVAGDMLPNSTERAVTISGAPEAIIQCVKQICVVMLESPPKGATIPYRPKPASTPVIFSGGQAYTIQGQYAIPHPDLCCPSYPPQQLTKLHQLAMQQTPFNPLGQTTPAFPAGLDASNQASTHELTIPNDLIGCIIGRQGTKINEIRQMSGAQIKIANAMEGSSERQITITGTPANISLAQYLINARFRDVAAMWNDPSSMTTS
- the LOC135533195 gene encoding poly(rC)-binding protein 3-like isoform X5; translated protein: MEPPKVQQPGEGGLNVTLTIRLLMHGKEVGSIIGKKGETVKKMREEVSASGARINISEGNCPERIVTITGPTDAIFKAFAMIAYKFEEDIINSMSNSPATSKPPVTLRLVVPASQCGSLIGKGGSKIKEMRESTGAQVQVAGDMLPNSTERAVTISGAPEAIIQCVKQICVVMLESPPKGATIPYRPKPASTPVIFSGGQVRADPLGASTANLSLLLQHQPLPAYTIQGQYAIPHPDQLTKLHQLAMQQTPFNPLGQTTPAFPAGLDASNQASTHELTIPNDLIGCIIGRQGTKINEIRQMSGAQIKIANAMEGSSERQITITGTPANISLAQYLINARFRDVAAMWNDPSSMTTS
- the LOC135533195 gene encoding poly(rC)-binding protein 3-like isoform X22, producing MEPPKVQQPGEGGLNVTLTIRLLMHGKEVGSIIGKKGETVKKMREEVSASGARINISEGNCPERIVTITGPTDAIFKAFAMIAYKFEEDIINSMSNSPATSKPPVTLRLVVPASQCGSLIGKGGSKIKEMRESTGAQVQVAGDMLPNSTERAVTISGAPEAIIQCVKQICVVMLEAYTIQGQYAIPHPDQLTKLHQLAMQQTPFNPLGQTTPAFPAGLDASNQASTHELTIPNDLIGCIIGRQGTKINEIRQMSGAQIKIANAMEGSSERQITITGTPANISLAQYLINARFRDVAAMWNDPSSMTTS
- the LOC135533195 gene encoding poly(rC)-binding protein 3-like isoform X23 — translated: MEPPKVQQPGEGGLNVTLTIRLLMHGKEVGSIIGKKGETVKKMREEVSASGARINISEGNCPERIVTITGPTDAIFKAFAMIAYKFEEDIINSMSNSPATSKPPVTLRLVVPASQCGSLIGKGGSKIKEMRESTGAQVQVAGDMLPNSTERAVTISGAPEAIIQCVKQICVVMLEAYTIQGQYAIPHPDLTKLHQLAMQQTPFNPLGQTTPAFPAGLDASNQASTHELTIPNDLIGCIIGRQGTKINEIRQMSGAQIKIANAMEGSSERQITITGTPANISLAQYLINARFRDVAAMWNDPSSMTTS
- the LOC135533195 gene encoding poly(rC)-binding protein 3-like isoform X4; its protein translation is MEPPKVQQPGEGGLNVTLTIRLLMHGKEVGSIIGKKGETVKKMREESGARINISEGNCPERIVTITGPTDAIFKAFAMIAYKFEEDIINSMSNSPATSKPPVTLRLVVPASQCGSLIGKGGSKIKEMRESTGAQVQVAGDMLPNSTERAVTISGAPEAIIQCVKQICVVMLESPPKGATIPYRPKPASTPVIFSGGQVRADPLGASTANLSLLLQHQPLPAYTIQGQYAIPHPDLCCPSYPPQQLTKLHQLAMQQTPFNPLGQTTPAFPGLDASNQASTHELTIPNDLIGCIIGRQGTKINEIRQMSGAQIKIANAMEGSSERQITITGTPANISLAQYLINARFRDVAAMWNDPSSMTTS
- the LOC135533195 gene encoding poly(rC)-binding protein 3-like isoform X9; protein product: MEPPKVQQPGEGGLNVTLTIRLLMHGKEVGSIIGKKGETVKKMREESGARINISEGNCPERIVTITGPTDAIFKAFAMIAYKFEEDIINSMSNSPATSKPPVTLRLVVPASQCGSLIGKGGSKIKEMRESTGAQVQVAGDMLPNSTERAVTISGAPEAIIQCVKQICVVMLESPPKGATIPYRPKPASTPVIFSGGQVRADPLGASTANLSLLLQHQPLPAYTIQGQYAIPHPDLTKLHQLAMQQTPFNPLGQTTPAFPAGLDASNQASTHELTIPNDLIGCIIGRQGTKINEIRQMSGAQIKIANAMEGSSERQITITGTPANISLAQYLINARFRDVAAMWNDPSSMTTS
- the LOC135533195 gene encoding poly(rC)-binding protein 3-like isoform X21; the protein is MEPPKVQQPGEGGLNVTLTIRLLMHGKEVGSIIGKKGETVKKMREEVSASGARINISEGNCPERIVTITGPTDAIFKAFAMIAYKFEEDIINSMSNSPATSKPPVTLRLVVPASQCGSLIGKGGSKIKEMRESTGAQVQVAGDMLPNSTERAVTISGAPEAIIQCVKQICVVMLEAYTIQGQYAIPHPDLCCPSYPPQQLTKLHQLAMQQTPFNPLGQTTPAFPAGLDASNQASTHELTIPNDLIGCIIGRQGTKINEIRQMSGAQIKIANAMEGSSERQITITGTPANISLAQYLINARFRDVAAMWNDPSSMTTS
- the LOC135533195 gene encoding poly(rC)-binding protein 3-like isoform X10 translates to MEPPKVQQPGEGGLNVTLTIRLLMHGKEVGSIIGKKGETVKKMREESGARINISEGNCPERIVTITGPTDAIFKAFAMIAYKFEEDIINSMSNSPATSKPPVTLRLVVPASQCGSLIGKGGSKIKEMRESTGAQVQVAGDMLPNSTERAVTISGAPEAIIQCVKQICVVMLESPPKGATIPYRPKPASTPVIFSGGQVRADPLGASTANLSLLLQHQPLPAYTIQGQYAIPHPDQLTKLHQLAMQQTPFNPLGQTTPAFPGLDASNQASTHELTIPNDLIGCIIGRQGTKINEIRQMSGAQIKIANAMEGSSERQITITGTPANISLAQYLINARFRDVAAMWNDPSSMTTS
- the LOC135533195 gene encoding poly(rC)-binding protein 3-like isoform X11 — encoded protein: MEPPKVQQPGEGGLNVTLTIRLLMHGKEVGSIIGKKGETVKKMREESGARINISEGNCPERIVTITGPTDAIFKAFAMIAYKFEEDIINSMSNSPATSKPPVTLRLVVPASQCGSLIGKGGSKIKEMRESTGAQVQVAGDMLPNSTERAVTISGAPEAIIQCVKQICVVMLESPPKGATIPYRPKPASTPVIFSGGQVRADPLGASTANLSLLLQHQPLPAYTIQGQYAIPHPDLTKLHQLAMQQTPFNPLGQTTPAFPGLDASNQASTHELTIPNDLIGCIIGRQGTKINEIRQMSGAQIKIANAMEGSSERQITITGTPANISLAQYLINARFRDVAAMWNDPSSMTTS
- the LOC135533195 gene encoding poly(rC)-binding protein 3-like isoform X17, translated to MEPPKVQQPGEGGLNVTLTIRLLMHGKEVGSIIGKKGETVKKMREESGARINISEGNCPERIVTITGPTDAIFKAFAMIAYKFEEDIINSMSNSPATSKPPVTLRLVVPASQCGSLIGKGGSKIKEMRESTGAQVQVAGDMLPNSTERAVTISGAPEAIIQCVKQICVVMLESPPKGATIPYRPKPASTPVIFSGGQAYTIQGQYAIPHPDQLTKLHQLAMQQTPFNPLGQTTPAFPAGLDASNQASTHELTIPNDLIGCIIGRQGTKINEIRQMSGAQIKIANAMEGSSERQITITGTPANISLAQYLINARFRDVAAMWNDPSSMTTS
- the LOC135533195 gene encoding poly(rC)-binding protein 3-like isoform X8, whose amino-acid sequence is MEPPKVQQPGEGGLNVTLTIRLLMHGKEVGSIIGKKGETVKKMREESGARINISEGNCPERIVTITGPTDAIFKAFAMIAYKFEEDIINSMSNSPATSKPPVTLRLVVPASQCGSLIGKGGSKIKEMRESTGAQVQVAGDMLPNSTERAVTISGAPEAIIQCVKQICVVMLESPPKGATIPYRPKPASTPVIFSGGQVRADPLGASTANLSLLLQHQPLPAYTIQGQYAIPHPDQLTKLHQLAMQQTPFNPLGQTTPAFPAGLDASNQASTHELTIPNDLIGCIIGRQGTKINEIRQMSGAQIKIANAMEGSSERQITITGTPANISLAQYLINARFRDVAAMWNDPSSMTTS